The Pseudoxanthomonas sp. genome segment AATCTCCGGAATCTTGTCCGTCCACTCCTTCGCGTTGCGCGACCACAATCGCACGCGGCCCCCGGCAATCGTCGTCAGGATGCGATACCCGTCCCATTTGAGTTCGTGGATCCAATGCTCGCCTTCCGGCGGCGTGTCTCCAAGCTTGGCCAATTGGGGCTCGAACGGGCAGCTCGGCGGCCTCGACTTCTTCGCCCTCGTCAACGCACCTGCAAGCGCGGCCCAGTCCTTCCTGCGGCCCTTGCGGGTCGCCGGCAAGGCGCTGAGCTTCTTCTTTGCACGCTTTCCACTGCCAGCGCGCTTGAGGTCTTCCTCGGGTGCAGCGGCCACATCAGCGAGCAGATCGTCCGCTTCCAATGTGCCCGCATACTCGTCCTTGTCCTTGAAGAGCAGCCACTGTGGCTGCCTGGCCGGTCTGCCCGACCGCACCAGATGCCAGCCACCCTTCAGTTTTTCGCCAAACAGCTCGAACCGGAGGTGGCCCTTTGCCAGCTGCTCCTCAGGATCGCCTTCGGTCGCCCACACCCCCTGATCGAATCGGGCAACGTGGCCACCGCCATACTGGCCCTTGGGAATCTCGCCTTCAAATGTCGCATAGTCCAACGGGTGGTCTTCCACCTCGACCGCCATGCGCTTGACGCCGGGATCGTAGCTCGGGCCTTTCGGGACCGCCCAGCTCTTCAGGGCATCCCCGACCTGCAGGCGGAAGTCGTAGTGCCGTCGGCTCGCATGGTGCAACTGGACAACGAAGATGGCACGCCCGGCCCTGCGCGGAAGCGCACCCGGCTCCGGCTCGGCCGTCCTGTCGAAACGCCGTTTGCGCCGATAGTCCTGCAGCGTCACGTCTTCAGGCGCCGAGATGTTCCCGCACCGCCTTCACGCTCGGGCCGACGGCCTCCACGACCGAACGAAGCCTCTCCGGTGTGACCCTCAGTTCCTTCGACCAGTACTGGACCTCGTAATCCTCGCCCAGATTGATGCGGTCGCGGTCGGGCGACCCTACGTTGCGCTTGTCGTCGGTCATCGTGGTATCTCCGATGGGTTTTCGCGTGGAGCGCCGCTCCTGCGGCATACAGTGCCCGGCATGGCGAATGCCACCGTAGGAGGCATCGCGTGGGCAGAAAGTGAAGCGGCGTGTGGGACTCCAGAATGTCCGACGCAAAGCGCAAAGGATGTCGTCGGTTGAGGAGCGCCCTTACCCGAGCCCAGTGTCCAGCATCATCATCAACACGAAGCCCGCGATCAGGCCGGTGGTCGCGAGACGTTCATGCCCCTTGCGATGGGATTCCGGGATGATCTCGTGGCTGATGACGAACAGCATGGCACCTGCCGCAAATCCCAGACCCCACGGGAGCACCGCCAGCGACTGCGTTGCCACGGCGGCGCCCAGCACCGCCCCTATCGGCTCGATCACGCCGCTGGCCGCCCCGATGGCGACGGACGTCAGGCGCCGGTAGCCGGCAGCCAGGAGTGCGATCGCCACCACCAACCCCTCCGGCACATCCTGGATGGCGATGCCAAGCGCAAGCGCGTTCGCCTGCGGCAGCCCCTCGGGATTGGCGTATCCGACGCCAATGGCCAGCCCTTCCGGAAGGTTGTGCAGCGCGATGGCCGCCACGAACAACCATGTCCGCCCCACCCTGTTGGAGGCTGCGCCTTCGACACCCTTGATGAAGTGCTCATGGGGAAGCAAGCGATCCACGGCCATCATCGATACGCTGCCAACCAGGACCGCCACTCCAACGATTGCACTCGCGGGCGATA includes the following:
- a CDS encoding DUF3606 domain-containing protein, giving the protein MTDDKRNVGSPDRDRINLGEDYEVQYWSKELRVTPERLRSVVEAVGPSVKAVREHLGA
- a CDS encoding ZIP family metal transporter; translated protein: MAADGEQGGTDALGRFWVSRHRLTGWLGAVILIGGTASLMSHAWSAVAANVAMQQALLGGSIAAMATALGACPVLLSRRLSERWLDALLGFGAGVMLAACAFSLILPALEVARGLPLSIEGVSPASAIVGVAVLVGSVSMMAVDRLLPHEHFIKGVEGAASNRVGRTWLFVAAIALHNLPEGLAIGVGYANPEGLPQANALALGIAIQDVPEGLVVAIALLAAGYRRLTSVAIGAASGVIEPIGAVLGAAVATQSLAVLPWGLGFAAGAMLFVISHEIIPESHRKGHERLATTGLIAGFVLMMMLDTGLG